One genomic region from Streptomyces sp. Li-HN-5-11 encodes:
- a CDS encoding hydrogenase expression protein HypE, whose translation MTIESGSTTQVTQQPDAAQERAGFDEISILWISEGMSCDGDTVSMTAAGQPAIEDVVLGLIPGLPKVNLYNKVLSPSLGGEDFLAPFRAAARGELTPFILVIEGSIPNQNIIEGGGYWTSFGNDLETGEPLTLNWWIDQLAPKAWAVVAAGTCATYGGIHAMAGNPTGSMGLADYLGWDFKSQGALPVVNVPGCPIQPENFMETLTWVLYHAAGSAPPPPLDHMLRPQWLFGKTVHEGCDRAAYYEQGDFAKDYNSPKCQVKVGCWGPVVNCNVPKRGWMGGLGGCPNVGGICIGCTMPGFPDAFMPFMDEPTGGSLSSVLIRPYGAFIRRMRGITSMAVNQEPKWRHNRPELTSGYDPYWRA comes from the coding sequence ATGACCATCGAGAGCGGTAGTACCACCCAAGTCACCCAGCAACCCGATGCGGCCCAGGAGCGGGCGGGTTTCGACGAGATCAGCATTCTCTGGATCTCCGAGGGCATGAGCTGCGACGGAGACACCGTCTCCATGACGGCGGCGGGCCAGCCGGCCATCGAGGACGTCGTGCTCGGGCTGATCCCCGGCCTGCCGAAGGTGAACCTCTACAACAAGGTGCTCTCGCCGAGCCTCGGCGGTGAGGACTTCCTCGCGCCCTTCCGTGCGGCGGCCCGCGGCGAACTCACCCCGTTCATCCTGGTCATCGAGGGCTCGATCCCCAACCAGAACATCATCGAGGGCGGCGGCTACTGGACCTCCTTCGGCAACGACCTGGAGACGGGCGAACCGCTCACCCTGAACTGGTGGATCGACCAGCTCGCCCCCAAGGCGTGGGCCGTCGTCGCGGCCGGCACCTGCGCCACCTACGGCGGTATCCACGCGATGGCCGGCAACCCCACCGGGTCGATGGGCCTCGCGGACTACCTCGGCTGGGACTTCAAGTCGCAGGGCGCCCTGCCGGTCGTCAACGTGCCCGGCTGCCCCATCCAGCCCGAGAACTTCATGGAGACCCTGACCTGGGTGCTGTACCACGCCGCTGGCTCGGCGCCGCCCCCGCCGCTGGACCACATGCTCCGCCCGCAGTGGCTGTTCGGCAAGACGGTCCACGAGGGCTGCGACCGGGCCGCGTACTACGAGCAGGGCGACTTCGCCAAGGACTACAACTCACCCAAGTGCCAGGTGAAGGTGGGCTGTTGGGGGCCGGTCGTCAACTGCAACGTGCCCAAGCGCGGATGGATGGGCGGCCTCGGCGGATGCCCGAACGTCGGAGGCATCTGCATCGGCTGCACCATGCCCGGCTTCCCCGACGCCTTCATGCCCTTCATGGACGAACCGACGGGCGGCAGCCTGTCCTCCGTCCTGATCCGGCCGTACGGCGCCTTCATCCGGCGCATGCGCGGCATCACCAGCATGGCCGTCAACCAGGAACCGAAGTGGCGCCACAACCGGCCCGAGCTGACCAGCGGTTACGACCCGTACTGGCGCGCCTGA
- a CDS encoding hemerythrin domain-containing protein: MDAIELLKHDHRMVEQLFRDYHAAASDTQRRGVVELVIRELSKHAALEEMMVYPTAKKVLPDGAQRIDEHLSEHMAVKKLLLALDKLSAGDDREGELMSQLRREVDEHVREEEGGLFTQLRAHVSQQDLDELGRLLGQAKHTAPTRPHPGAPDQPPALTAIGPVAAAYDRLRDRLQGRPST; this comes from the coding sequence ATGGACGCCATCGAGTTGTTGAAGCACGACCACCGCATGGTGGAACAGCTGTTCCGGGACTATCACGCGGCGGCCTCCGACACACAGCGGCGCGGGGTGGTCGAGCTGGTGATCCGCGAGCTGTCCAAGCACGCGGCCCTCGAGGAAATGATGGTCTACCCCACGGCCAAGAAGGTCCTCCCCGACGGTGCGCAGAGGATCGACGAGCACCTGAGCGAGCACATGGCGGTCAAGAAGCTGCTGCTGGCTCTCGACAAGCTGTCCGCCGGTGACGACCGCGAGGGCGAGCTCATGTCCCAGCTCCGGCGCGAGGTCGACGAGCATGTGCGCGAGGAGGAGGGCGGGCTGTTCACCCAACTGCGCGCGCACGTCTCCCAGCAGGACCTCGACGAGCTGGGCCGCCTGCTCGGCCAGGCGAAGCACACCGCCCCGACCCGGCCCCACCCGGGTGCTCCCGACCAGCCCCCGGCGCTGACGGCGATCGGGCCGGTGGCCGCCGCCTACGACCGACTCCGCGACCGACTGCAGGGGAGACCGAGCACATGA
- a CDS encoding hemerythrin domain-containing protein, translating to MALGLMKQDAVDILTRQHSQIRRGFYRAALPGPGRRRAFERLMRLLAVHEAAEEAHVHPVARRALASGSALAARRRQEEKQAKKLLIDLWHIGPGGRGYLRRLNEARRAVLAHAAREEREEFAALRKAVGDRRLRMLGAEVRMTQAYAPTRPHRWVNNEATNKLAAPVLGPLDRARDLVQHMAHRH from the coding sequence ATGGCCCTCGGGTTGATGAAACAGGACGCGGTCGACATCCTCACGCGCCAGCACTCCCAGATCCGGCGGGGCTTCTACCGCGCCGCGCTGCCCGGTCCCGGGCGCCGGCGGGCCTTCGAACGCCTCATGCGTCTGCTCGCGGTGCACGAGGCGGCCGAAGAGGCGCACGTCCATCCGGTCGCCCGCCGCGCACTGGCGTCCGGATCGGCGCTCGCGGCGCGTCGGCGCCAGGAGGAGAAGCAGGCGAAGAAGCTGCTCATAGACCTGTGGCACATTGGGCCCGGCGGCAGGGGATACCTCCGCCGGCTCAACGAGGCCCGCCGCGCCGTGCTGGCTCATGCCGCCCGGGAGGAGCGGGAGGAGTTCGCGGCGCTGCGCAAGGCGGTCGGTGACCGGCGGCTGCGGATGCTGGGTGCGGAGGTCCGGATGACGCAGGCCTACGCTCCGACCCGCCCGCACCGGTGGGTGAACAACGAGGCGACCAACAAACTGGCCGCGCCGGTGCTCGGCCCGCTGGACCGGGCCCGGGATCTCGTCCAGCACATGGCGCACCGCCACTGA
- a CDS encoding phage holin family protein has product MRTPGDEASSSAARVSEAAARLGQDAADLARREVRAVQGDLMAGLRRFEAGGALLGGAGVCGILAVWAAHETVLRGLERVMPRGRAAAVLTCAYGSAAAALAVAARDRVNAAADAAADALEKEADGMRAGAAAPRPEEPGA; this is encoded by the coding sequence ATGCGTACACCGGGCGACGAGGCGTCATCGAGTGCGGCCCGGGTGAGTGAGGCCGCGGCCCGTCTGGGCCAGGACGCCGCGGATCTGGCGCGCCGCGAGGTCAGGGCGGTACAGGGCGACCTGATGGCCGGCCTGCGCAGGTTCGAGGCGGGCGGCGCGCTCCTGGGCGGCGCGGGCGTGTGCGGGATCCTGGCTGTGTGGGCGGCGCACGAGACGGTGCTGCGGGGCCTGGAGAGGGTCATGCCGCGGGGGCGGGCGGCGGCGGTTCTCACCTGTGCCTACGGCTCTGCTGCCGCGGCCCTCGCCGTGGCCGCACGCGACCGGGTGAACGCCGCTGCCGACGCGGCGGCAGACGCCCTGGAGAAGGAAGCGGACGGGATGCGGGCCGGGGCGGCGGCGCCCCGGCCGGAGGAGCCCGGCGCCTGA
- a CDS encoding SigB/SigF/SigG family RNA polymerase sigma factor, which yields MAACPPGSGRESLREAAIVAFLPVARRIARRYSRADNGEDLYQVACVGLVKAVDRFDPRLGHAFLSYAVPTIDGEVKRHLRDLSWEVHVPRRLRDRHRRVLLAQDELRHAGEGRGGTVRDVQRLTGISEEDILQALRAGRARNPLSIDEQRGPERDSTLAETLGEDDPALDRVTDLIALGPVIRALPDRERRILCLYFFHSLTQREVAHAIGVSQMHVSRLLTRTCTFLRQSLLAD from the coding sequence ATGGCCGCGTGCCCGCCCGGTTCAGGCAGGGAGAGCCTGCGAGAGGCGGCCATCGTCGCCTTCCTGCCCGTCGCCCGGCGGATCGCGCGGCGCTACTCACGGGCCGACAACGGTGAGGACCTCTACCAGGTCGCCTGCGTAGGCCTCGTCAAGGCCGTCGACCGCTTCGACCCGCGGCTGGGCCACGCTTTCCTCTCCTACGCCGTGCCCACCATCGACGGTGAGGTGAAGCGCCATCTCCGGGACCTGAGCTGGGAGGTCCACGTGCCACGGCGCCTGCGGGACCGGCACCGCCGTGTCCTGCTGGCGCAGGACGAACTGCGCCACGCCGGGGAGGGCCGGGGAGGCACCGTCCGGGACGTCCAGCGGCTCACCGGCATCAGTGAGGAGGACATCCTCCAGGCGCTCCGGGCCGGCCGGGCCCGCAACCCGCTGTCCATCGACGAACAGCGCGGTCCCGAGCGCGACTCCACGCTGGCGGAGACCCTAGGCGAGGACGATCCCGCGCTCGACCGCGTCACCGATCTGATCGCCCTTGGCCCGGTGATACGGGCGCTGCCCGACCGGGAACGCCGCATCCTCTGCCTGTACTTCTTCCACTCCCTGACGCAGCGGGAAGTCGCCCACGCGATCGGGGTGTCCCAGATGCACGTCTCCCGCCTGCTCACCCGGACGTGCACCTTCCTGCGGCAGAGCCTGCTCGCCGACTGA
- a CDS encoding SPW repeat protein → MSYPQHSTGMTSHPEIAEMRERLERTASSGSAIVVEGLILLAGVYAAISPWVVHFALQRNITVNNLIVGITVALIGFGLTLAPERMFRLAWVLTPLGVWLLISPWVVTATHGARSAIVWNNCWLGAIVAVLGLAAMGLTVGVARRGPR, encoded by the coding sequence ATGTCGTATCCGCAGCACTCCACCGGAATGACCTCGCATCCCGAGATTGCGGAGATGCGAGAGCGGCTGGAACGCACGGCGTCCAGCGGCTCGGCGATCGTCGTCGAAGGCCTGATCCTCCTGGCGGGCGTCTACGCCGCGATCTCCCCCTGGGTCGTGCACTTCGCGCTCCAGCGCAACATCACCGTCAACAACCTGATTGTCGGCATCACTGTCGCCCTCATCGGATTCGGCCTCACCCTGGCTCCGGAGCGCATGTTCCGGCTGGCCTGGGTCCTCACGCCCCTCGGCGTGTGGCTCCTGATCTCCCCCTGGGTCGTGACCGCCACCCACGGCGCACGCTCCGCCATCGTCTGGAACAACTGCTGGCTGGGGGCGATCGTGGCGGTGCTGGGCCTGGCCGCCATGGGGCTGACCGTCGGAGTCGCCCGTCGCGGCCCCCGGTGA
- a CDS encoding glyceraldehyde-3-phosphate dehydrogenase translates to MTVTDDSFTNWKNREEIAESMIPMIGKLHRERDVTVLLHSRSLVNKSVVSILKTHRFARQIAGEELSVTETLPFLQALTTLDLGPSQIDIGMLAATYKADDRGLPVTEFTAEAVAGATGANKIERREPRDVVLYGFGRIGRLVARLLIEKSGSGNGLRLRAIVVRGGGEHDIVKRASLLRRDSIHGQFQGTITVDEASSTILANGNEIKVIYADDPTSVDYTAYGIKNAILIDNTGKWRDREGLSKHLRPGIDKVVLTAPGKGEVPNIVHGVNHDTIKPDEQILSCASCTTNAIVPPLKAMADEYGVLRGHVETVHSFTNDQNLLDNYHKSERRGRSAPLNMVITETGAASAVAKALPDLKARITGSSIRVPVPDVSIAILNLQLAREATRQEVLDYLRNVSLTSPLKRQIDFISAPDAVSSDFIGSRHASIVDAGATKVEGDNAILYLWYDNEFGYSCQVIRVVQYVSGVEYPTYPAPAV, encoded by the coding sequence GTGACTGTCACTGATGACTCGTTCACCAACTGGAAGAACCGCGAAGAGATCGCGGAGTCGATGATCCCGATGATCGGGAAGCTGCACAGGGAGCGGGACGTCACGGTCCTGCTGCACAGCCGCTCCCTGGTGAACAAGTCGGTGGTGAGCATCCTCAAGACCCACCGGTTCGCCCGCCAGATCGCCGGTGAGGAGCTCTCCGTCACCGAGACGCTGCCGTTCCTGCAGGCCCTCACCACACTCGACCTCGGCCCGTCGCAGATCGACATCGGGATGCTGGCCGCGACGTACAAGGCCGACGACCGCGGGTTGCCGGTGACGGAGTTCACCGCCGAGGCCGTCGCCGGCGCGACGGGAGCGAACAAGATCGAGCGCCGTGAGCCGCGCGACGTCGTCCTCTACGGATTCGGCCGCATCGGCCGGCTCGTCGCCCGCCTGCTGATCGAGAAGTCCGGTTCGGGCAACGGTCTGAGGCTGCGCGCCATCGTCGTCCGAGGCGGCGGCGAGCATGACATCGTCAAGCGGGCCTCGCTGCTGCGCCGCGACTCCATCCACGGCCAGTTCCAGGGCACGATCACTGTCGACGAGGCGAGCAGCACGATCCTCGCCAACGGCAACGAGATCAAGGTGATCTACGCCGACGACCCCACGTCGGTGGACTACACGGCGTACGGCATCAAGAACGCCATCCTCATCGACAACACCGGCAAGTGGCGCGACCGCGAGGGCCTGTCCAAGCACCTGCGCCCGGGCATCGACAAGGTCGTGCTGACCGCGCCGGGCAAGGGCGAGGTCCCCAACATCGTGCACGGCGTCAACCACGACACGATCAAGCCGGACGAGCAGATCCTGTCCTGCGCGTCCTGCACCACCAACGCGATCGTCCCGCCGCTGAAGGCGATGGCCGACGAGTACGGCGTGCTGCGCGGCCACGTGGAGACGGTCCACTCGTTCACCAACGACCAGAACCTGCTGGACAACTACCACAAGTCCGAGCGCCGCGGCCGCTCCGCCCCGCTCAACATGGTCATCACCGAGACCGGTGCCGCCTCCGCGGTGGCCAAGGCGCTGCCCGACCTCAAGGCGCGCATCACCGGCAGCTCGATCCGCGTCCCGGTGCCGGACGTGTCGATCGCGATCCTCAATCTGCAGCTCGCGCGGGAGGCCACCCGTCAGGAGGTCCTCGACTACCTCCGCAACGTGTCGCTGACCTCGCCGCTCAAGCGTCAGATCGACTTCATCAGCGCGCCGGACGCGGTCTCCAGCGACTTCATCGGCTCGCGCCACGCCTCGATCGTCGACGCCGGCGCCACCAAGGTCGAGGGCGACAACGCGATCCTCTACCTCTGGTACGACAACGAGTTCGGATACTCCTGCCAGGTCATACGCGTCGTCCAGTACGTCTCCGGGGTGGAGTACCCGACCTACCCGGCGCCGGCGGTCTGA
- a CDS encoding GNAT family N-acetyltransferase has protein sequence MIRTATPADVPVIHALIRELATYEKAPAEARATPQQLTDALFGERPAAFAHVAEEADGEVVGFALWFLNFSTWRGVHGIYLEDLYVRPEARGAGHGRALLTELARICVTRGYERLEWSVLNWNRPAIDFYEALGARPQDEWTVYRLTDAELEALARRNA, from the coding sequence ATGATCCGCACCGCGACTCCCGCCGACGTCCCCGTCATCCACGCCCTGATCCGCGAGCTGGCCACGTACGAAAAGGCGCCGGCCGAGGCGCGGGCGACGCCCCAGCAGCTCACCGACGCGCTGTTCGGCGAGCGCCCCGCGGCCTTCGCGCACGTCGCGGAGGAAGCGGACGGGGAGGTCGTGGGCTTCGCGCTGTGGTTCCTCAACTTCTCCACGTGGCGCGGTGTACACGGCATCTACCTGGAGGACCTCTACGTCCGTCCCGAGGCCCGCGGCGCCGGACACGGCCGGGCCCTGCTCACGGAGCTGGCCCGCATCTGCGTCACCCGCGGCTACGAACGCCTTGAGTGGTCGGTGCTGAACTGGAACCGCCCGGCGATCGACTTCTACGAGGCCCTCGGCGCCCGCCCGCAGGACGAGTGGACGGTGTACCGGCTGACGGACGCCGAGCTGGAGGCCCTGGCACGGCGGAACGCGTAG